The proteins below are encoded in one region of bacterium:
- a CDS encoding ornithine cyclodeaminase family protein (cyclodeaminase), whose translation MAIRVLNEAQIRKAVTIEEAIAAVEKAFIAYSMKQASLPSVIQLDVPDQKGEVHIKAGYIFGERDYVVKIASGFWENRKKDLPISGGMMLAFSSETGFPVAILLDNCYLTELRTAAAGAVAAKYMAPNSVEQVAIIGAGSQGRFQLEALSRVCSFQRLMVYDHHSANVERYKKEMKEHVRGEIVAASSAEEAVRGSCIVITATPSREPIIFGDWLEPGTHITAMGSDNPEKQELDVSVLKRADRIFADSIPQCLRLGEIHHAVAAGVLTEEDIDGELGEVVSGDIPGRMSQTEITLCDLTGVGVQDAAIAGVVVRKALASDVGIQVES comes from the coding sequence ATGGCGATCCGCGTCTTAAATGAAGCACAGATTCGCAAGGCGGTTACGATCGAAGAAGCAATTGCCGCAGTGGAAAAAGCTTTCATTGCCTATTCCATGAAACAGGCTTCGCTACCATCCGTAATTCAACTGGATGTGCCCGACCAAAAAGGGGAAGTTCATATCAAGGCGGGATACATCTTTGGAGAACGCGACTACGTTGTCAAAATTGCGTCCGGTTTCTGGGAAAACCGCAAAAAGGATCTTCCCATTTCGGGAGGAATGATGCTGGCATTCAGTTCCGAGACCGGATTCCCGGTTGCCATACTGCTGGATAACTGTTATCTCACTGAGCTTCGCACAGCCGCCGCCGGGGCCGTAGCTGCAAAGTACATGGCTCCGAATTCTGTGGAACAGGTGGCTATCATAGGCGCAGGATCGCAAGGGCGATTTCAATTGGAAGCACTGAGCCGCGTTTGTTCTTTCCAGCGCTTGATGGTTTATGATCACCATTCTGCGAATGTCGAACGATACAAGAAGGAGATGAAAGAGCATGTCCGCGGGGAGATCGTGGCGGCATCCAGTGCGGAAGAAGCGGTGCGCGGAAGCTGCATCGTGATCACTGCCACTCCCAGTCGCGAACCTATCATTTTTGGGGACTGGCTTGAACCGGGAACCCATATAACGGCCATGGGATCGGATAATCCGGAAAAACAGGAACTGGACGTTTCTGTGTTAAAACGAGCCGATCGGATCTTTGCCGACAGTATTCCGCAATGCCTGCGACTCGGTGAAATCCATCACGCGGTCGCCGCGGGAGTTTTAACAGAAGAAGACATTGATGGGGAACTGGGAGAAGTGGTGAGCGGTGATATCCCGGGCAGGATGAGCCAGACGGAGATTACACTCTGCGATTTAACCGGTGTGGGCGTCCAGGACGCTGCGATCGCCGGCGTAGTGGTCCGCAAAGCGCTCGCGTCTGACGTGGGAATCCAGGTTGAAT